DNA from Lagenorhynchus albirostris chromosome 3, mLagAlb1.1, whole genome shotgun sequence:
GAGTATCGATCAGCAAACCGACTGACTGATCATCAAAGTGGACAACACTCGAGCAGCTCAAGGGGGTACtgactcccctcccccgccccccggggTCCCTGTCCCCAGTTGGCAATCACTCCTGGCcctggggccgggggaggggcagggtctgCGCagtcctccctcaccccctctgATGACATGACTCGCCGTTCAACAACAGCGCTGAGTCCACACTTCCGGGGTCTATGGTACAGTTTATATAATACAGCAGGAATGGAGACTCCCATCGGGAGACCCCCAAACCCTCCTTCCCCTGAGTCAGCGGGGGAAGGGCaagtttattttccctttttgcctCTGTAGAATAATTTACAAACCAACCTTACAGTatgtacaaaaaaaagaaagaaagaaagaaagaaaagaaaggaaacaaagaaagaaaaccaaaaaaaaaaaaaaaaaaaaaggcccactCCGGTGGCCGGCTGGGACTGAAACTACTTTCGCTACAAAAATGAACCCTGTACAGCATCATGGGGGTGGGAGCGGGTGGTACTCCCCACAGGGAAGGACAGACAGATGGAAGGCTGGGGGGAGCTGGGGGCTACAGTACCGTGTGCTCCGAactggaggggagagagatgagagagagaggacagtCCTGCCCAGCTGCAGAGCCAGGCTGAGGGGCAGAGcggaaggggaagagggggtcTTTCTTTCCAAACAGTCCCCCATGGCTTGGAGAAAAATGGCCTTGCATCTGTCTGTCGTATTGCTTGGGGGAAGAGCTAGGGGTAGGCTTGGCAAGGTGCGGGCAAAGGAGAGACGACCTTGGTTGCCAGGGTGGGAAGGGCTGCCCAGAAAGGGGACGTGGGTGTACACTGTTATTGCTTCCTCCTAGGGCAAAGAGTCGGGGAGGGGGGGCAGGAGgatgctggggagggggctgtgccCACGAGGGGGGCTCCAGGCCTGGCCCTACTCCACCCAAGGTGCAGGTGGGAGCCACTGCAACCCCCCCTCCTATGGCCGTGGGAATCATTAAGGCAGAAACAAGAGGAGAAGCAGCTGGAAGGAGGGGTGCGGCTCCAAGCCATCCCCCGCCCCCGCAAACGGAGAAAATTCAAACGGAAACCAGActggaaggggaaaggggtggcCGGTGGAGGGGGGAGGTGGATCACACCCTCCTCAAACCTCAGACCCCAGGTGGGTGGTGTGAATGTCCCTCCAACATCCTACCCCTGCCTCCTAAGATCCACCCATCTCCCCCCTGCCCGTCCCCCAAGTCAGTATTGCCAGGTTTGTGCAAAATGAGGCTGAGGACTtcttggggggagggcagggagctcATGgggcgccccctccccgcccccagaggCCCCACCCAGAATGGCTATTCCTGGCTGGGTTCTAGAGACCCTCCCAAATTCAGAAGAAAAGTCTGGAGGGAGACCCCACACCAGGTGAAGAGCCCGAAGAGGCCGGAAGACTGAGCCTGGaacctggggcgggggtggggggggcggtggggggatggggggtgggggtgggagggggaagcggGGGTGGGTCAGAGGAGGGGGGTGGAGCTGGCCGAGGGGAGCTGGGTACAGGAGCATCTACAGTTGCTGTGTTTCATCCTgggcttttttggttttttttttgttttttttttctaaaaatgtaacaattaaaattccaaaaataaaatccctTCGGGGACCTCAGCCCCTTGTTCCCCAGCCCCCACCTCCAAAAAGAGGCCccatgggagggggtggggggaaaggggaaaaaaagaaaagagaaaaaaccccacttttctgttttcttttttctcaggaggCCCAAGAGTCTTTGAGgcagtggaggaggtgggggggtgatggtggtggcgggaggcagggaggccaacGGGGTGTAGAGGCTGAGGCTCAGGCAGGGCctccggctgccccccaccctccaggAGCTGGGAGTGTGGATGGATCCTCGCCCGATGTTCCTGTGCAGGCGCAGCACGCCCTTTTGGCAGCCTGATCCTCTTTTTGGGCCCCCACCTCGGCCGCCGTGGAGGGGAGGCCCAGAAGGCCCGGGTCCTCCTCTGGAGGGGGCGGGGTCCTCAAGACAGGCAGAGGGAGGCTCTCGGGAGACAGGGCAGGGGGGCTGCTGCAGCCTACAGATGCACCTGGGGGCGTGGACGCGTCCTGACCCTCAGCCACACTATCTGCTGAGTCTGCTTGCTGTGTCAAGTACATTTCCTGTACCTCCACCTCCGTAGACTGGTCCTGGCCATCGACCTCCAACGGTTCCTCAGCTGGGAACACGTCCTGGGCGGTGGACAATTCCTGCACTTCAGTTGCACCTGGGGCAGTGGacacctcctcctcttcttcctcctccagcgTCAGCTCAAACTGGAACTTATCCGGTGGAGGGGGGTGGCCTGGTCCCCCAGGCTCCTCCTCGGGTGGTGGCGATGGGCTCTGCCGAATGGCGCTGTAGTACCAGTCCCGGTTGTCCTCCAAAGTGTCCAGGATCTCTTGGGCATCTGGGTGAACCAAGTCGGCCCACGTCTCCCACAGCGGGTGCACAATGTAGTCGATGAAACCCAcctgagggagggagaaggacgAATAAACCAGGGATCTGCTGGTGCAGATTGCACCGCCATGCTGCGGGATctaatacaaaattttttttaattctttattgaatttgttacaatattgcctctGTTCTATGTCTTCGTTccttggccacgaggcatgtgggatcctagctccccgaccagggatcgaacccacaccaaCCCCcccaaccactgggccgccagggaagtcccaaagatcccgcatgctgcgtggcgtggcaaaaaataaaagatgttgaTACCCTTGGACCCAGCAATCTTGCTTCTCCAGAGCCACCCTGGAAAAACTCTTGcacaagtaagaaaaaaagaaaaaaaccacgtATGAGATGcaaacaaaaactggaaacatctcCATATATACATCAGTTGGGCattagtttatttgttttaagttattattattttttttggccacaccatgcagcatgtgggatcttagttccccgacattCCAGGGAGGAATGGTTGGAGCTTCAAGAGCATCTGTGACCACAAGAGACATCTCTGAGGAGAGAAGCCCCAAGCTTCGCATGACAGAAGAGAAACACTGAAAGTTCTGGGGTGCCTGCCAACTATGTGGAGCCAGAGAGAGCCAAATTCCCTTTCTCCAGACTTTCCTtacataagagaaaaacaaaccaataaagCTTTATCCTGTTTGAGTCACTGTGAATCCCTAACTACTAAACACTTGTATGTCCACCCACAGAGCACTCACTACACAAACCATTATTCATCTGTCTCTGTGGGAATACTATACAGTAGTGAAAAAGGATAAGCTTAATCTATGTGTAATAATGTGCACAGATCTCCAAGtcatttttggaaagaaaaggCAAGCTGTATAAAAATAGGTATACATTgagattccctggcggtccagtggttaggactctgcactttcactgccaagggcacaggttcaatccctggtcggggaactaagatcctgcaagccatgcagtgcctccccccccccgcaaaaaggTATATATTGatacagtttatattttttaaaagagctaaaCCCACAAACTATTGCTATTAAGTTGCTTGTGaacataaatacataataaaacaagcaaaactggGTTTCATCAGGGGTTTGGGGCTGTGTGCATGCCCTGGGAACATTTGGAagtgtttggagacatttttggttgttaccgCAGGAAAGGGAGGGCGTTCccggcatctagtgggtggaggccagggacgctgctcaacaccctacagtgcacaggacggtCCCACCACAAAGAATGATCCAGCGCCAAATGCCAACAGTGTTGAGGCTGCATAACCCTGGATGGGAAGGGCATACACACCGAACCGGGAAGAGGCCTcaccagggaggaggctggaagCAGGGAGAGTGAGAAAGTCTCATATTCACACTTCAGTGTTGTCTTTTACGAGACTGTGTTTCTGTCCCTCTCGTTAAATTAAAAAGGCACGTGATGGAGACGAGTCATTTAACTTCACTTCAAAATccaccaagggacttccctggtggtccagtggttaagactccacacttccactgcaggggggcacgggttcaatccctggtcagggaactaagatcccacatgccacgtggcgtggccacaCAGCAACAACAAACTCCACCAAAACTCAGGCACAAAATGAGTGGCCAGGTTATAGGGAAACCGAGAGGCTGAAAGGACATGAAGTCTGTAATTAAGGGCCGGATAAGTGTTATTACTGATGTTACAGCAGTTGTTACAAATGAGTTACAACTGTCTGGGTGCAAAACTACAACTTATGAGTCCAGAGGCTCAGTTCAATTGTTTTGTGGAGGAGAAAGTGTTGCCTATTTCCCATCAggatagagaaggaaaaaaaagacaaacttgaCACTGTGTACGGGCAGGTTAGGACCTCTTGGGCCTTTGGAGCTCCAGGCCGGTGTGGGGTGAGGAGGCCCGCCCTGCTCTCTTCCAGTGGTGCCGAGACTGTACCTGAGACTTCTCCACCGAGGCCGTGTGCTTGTCGCACATGGGGCTGATCTCCATGCCACGCTCGCGTTCACGGTCACCCTGCTGGAAGAACTCGGCCATGATGCGGTCGGTCCACTGGCGGTACAGCTCCAGCGGCTTGGTGGGGTTGCTGAGATCTGCACAGTGCACCATGTTCCGTAGGACCTGCATGGGGTGGGGGACCTTCAGAGGCCGTGTCCCCGTCCTAGTCTGAGGCCTCAGGCTTCCTTACTTCCCCTTTGGAAGGACAGTAGGGGAGAATGGGTAGCGGGGAGATGGAGAAAGGTAGAAGAGGTGAGGGAAGAGGGTCGATGAgtggggaagagaaggggagagatgaGACGAGGTTGATGAgcaaagggcagagggagggaagggaaaagaggcGGTGGGGAGACAGGGGTGTGGGGGACATGGAAACGGGTtgatgaggaaagggaagagcgAACTGGAGGAGATGGGGGGAGATGGGATGGAGAGGTGGGAGTTGGAAAGGGTTAGATGgaatagagaaaaagagacaggaaGATGGGCAACCTGggagctggagcagagggaggggcagcAACCCAGACCtaacgggggaggggagggtccaATCTCCCTATAcggtgtggggaggggggcaccTGGATGCGGTCGGCATAGTTATCCAGCAAGAGGACCCCCGAGCTGGTCACTTTCTTGGTCTCCACCATGGTCTTCAGGTCAGCCAGGAGGGTCATGTGCTTGGACATGTCCGTGGCCAGCACCTGTGGGCAAGAAGTTGTCACAGGGGCCATCGAAGCCTGGCTGCCCGCTGTACTGACCTGGGCAGGGCCTCTGAAGTTTTCACTCCGCACAATCAGCCGCCACGACCCACTCCCAAAGGACGCCTCCCCCACTAGGGGCCTTTCTGTCCCAGACTCAGACCTGGCCCTCCCCAATGCCCCCTTGCTCCAAAGGTGACCTTTCCCGCTCTGTCCCCGCCCCTCGCCCCGCCCACCATGTCGATGACCATCTTGCGCAGGCTTTGCCGCTGGCGCTTGCTGAGGTTCTGGAAAATGTCGCAGTTGTCTtcctgcagcagcttgaagccCACGGCCAGGTGGTGATTCTCCAGCACCGACTCGTCATTGTACATGAGCGCCAGTTCAGAATCTGTAGCCCAGGCAGGGTCGGGCAGTCAGGAGAGGGGAGGACCCACCCAGGGCGCCCCCCGCAGGCCCCGCCTCCAGCCCAGCAGACCCCGCCCCCGTGGCGGGCCACTTACTGGTGTTGATGAGGAACTGGTTGGAGACCCCAGGGTGGTCCACATCATGGATGGAAGCTGCGAAGAGGGCGGCGAGAATCTCCAGGTCCGTGAATACggcctgggggcagagggagatgGGTTTGAAAGATGGGGAGTCAGAGAGACAGGGTAAGAGAGAGATGGGGAGTCAAAAAagatggggagggcttccctggtggcacagtggttaagaatccgcctgccaatgcaggggacacgggtttgatccctggtccgggaagatcccacatgccactaagcccttgcgccacaactactgagcctgctctctagagcccgcaagccacaactactgaagcccgcacgcctagagctcgtgctccacaacaagagaagccaccgcaatgagaagcctgcgcaccgcaacgaagggtagcccccgctcgctgcaactagagaaagcccgcacgcagcaacgaagacccaacgcagccaaatataaatatatacatttacaaaaaaaaaaagaaagatggggagtcaggagagagaggaatggggTCAGAGAGAGATGGACGTCAGAGACTCAGGGTCAGAGAGATAAACAGAAGATTGGAGATGGATAGTgtgaggggcagctggggagaCATGGGGGCCAGGCGATGCTCACATCCAGTGCAGGTGTGGCCAGCAGCACGTGGGTGGACTGCAGCACGTCAGCCGCGTGCAGGCTGTTGTGGTAGGCCACATCGGGGTGGTAGTGGTCCTCCAGGGTCAGCATGTATGTAACCATCGTGTCCACCGGGATGCGGAACTTCTTCAGCAGGTCCCGCTCCTGAGGGCAAGAGTAGGGGGCGGTGACCCCCACACCGGCCCTctgctccccgccccgccccctcccttgCATCCAGCCCCACTCAGCCCGCCCTACCTGGAATATCGTGTACATGATGCAGCTGAGGGAACGGCCCCCCGCATAATCCGACACGCAAAAGATGTTCAGGCCCCacttgttcagattttccaattCCTGGTGGAGATGGAGGCCAGAGGTCAGGAGCCCCCAAGGCCCAGGGCCCTCTAGACTCTTTTCTAGGAGTTCAGAACCCTGGTCTGAATAGTGGCACCATTATCGCTCACCCAGTAGGTGGCATGCTCAGCAGTATAGAATTTACTGCCCAGGTCCTACTGGGCCAGAAAATAACAAAGCAACCCCAGAGTCTACTGAGTGTGTATTATCCACCAAGCGCTGCACTAAGCGCTTGATTTCACATGGCAGGTGACGGAACCAAAACTCAGAGCAGCGACGTGACTTACCCGAGACCTTGCATCTCACAAGTGGCAAAGCTAGGATGTGAACCCAGCGTGGCTGACCCCAAAGCACAGCTCAGCCTCAGTTAAACTGCTCTTGAGCGCTGAGAGGAAAGGAACATGGGCTAATGTTCCATGTCTCCCCAGAATTCAGAACAGcaccagcacatagtaggtgctcaataaacactgaaTGACTGAATAGAGCCCTGGCCAGTACTGGCACGCAGAGGGTTACAGTAAATGTCAGCTGAGGGAGCCACTGAGCTTGCATCAAGTCCACTGTGCAAATCATTGTGGGAGCCCCTTGGCTTAAGATTTCATGGAAAAGCCAGGAGGCGAATCCAGGTCTGGTCTGTAGTGGATGCTGTTTGGGTTCTGCCCAGATTCCCTTCATTGGTCTCAATGCACCCATCACCCAGCTGCTGGGGCTGTTGCTTACAAAGACTCACAGCTGCCCCTTGTCAAAAATCGGCTCTTCCCTCACAGGAGCTATGTGGAGGGGGTGATGCCATCCACCCTGGGGACAGCCCCCAGCCAATGACTGACACAAGGGTATAAAATGTCAGCACACTTGCCTCAAGGTGGGCTCCACTCAGTGCTGTTGTTCATATTCCAGAGCCCCCTGTGGACACCAGCTGAGACCACTCCCTCTCTCCTGAGAGTCTCATAAAGCAGGTACACCCGAATCCTCATCTCAGGCTGATCCAAAGCCCAGTCCTTCTTTGGGCCCCAGGAGAACCCTGCCCCTCTCCAgcccagccccccccccaccgagGCCCCACCCACTTGGGCCAGGAGTTCCTCTTGATCGGTGTTCACCCCAAAGCGGGGGATGCTGGAATCGTTCAGGCTGCTGCTATGCACCACCTTCTTCACCCCGGTGATCTGAGACATGGGCTGGAACTGTGGCCCAGGGGGCGGAGGCTGCTGGGAAGGTCTCTGCCGTGGGACTTGCTGTTTTTCTCGATCCTTCATTGCGGGTGATGGGATCTCCACTTCATTCTGCTTGTCTGCAGAAGATAGAGGAGAAGCCAGCATGAGAACCTCACAGAGGCTCCCTCATCTGGCTCTCAGACCGCCCCCCCGCCACCAACCCCTCAAGCCCTGGGAAGTCTCACTCAGGAGGGCCGACCTATTCTGGGTGTCATGCTGTTGGTTACTTATGGACTGGAAACCAGAGAGGAGGTAGGAACTCTTCTGGGAGGTGGTGGGCTGGAGTGGGGACCCTGGGGCCAGCCTGGAGCTATGGGGTAGCCCCCGTCCAATCACCAAGTTTGGCATGGGGGTGGTGTGGGAAGTCAGGAAGCAGGGTGGGGATGCTAGAGAGAGCCACCGCCTGCCTGGGATAGGCAGGGAACCTTCTCCAGCAGGCAGGGAAGACACCCCTATGGTGACCCAGAGGGCGGGTGGAGGCGGACAACGCTGGGAGGCGGGAGGGAAGGGTGGTCTCTGGCTCCatggacccccacccccaccccctggacACCAGGCTTTCTGGGGACCAGCCCCAGAAGCCCCTTTCCTGAGCTCTTTAGGGTTTCCAGAGCCCAGCCAGGGCCACCCATTGTGACCTGGGGACCGCCAGTCAATGACAGGGCCTAAGAAGGCTCATTTGCATGCCGTGCTCTTATTGGCTGGATCTCAGGCACACCACACCCCCACTGGCGGGAGTGTTTGAAACTCTGAAACCTTCTTTCCAGCTTGGTGGGGGGTGCCCTGAATTCGGGGACCTTTGGTAATAAATTCTGAGGGTGAAATTATCCTGAGTTTGTGGGGGATATCCTCAGCTAGGTCTCTTGGGTTCAGGATGAGATTAGGATGAGTTGGAGATCCCCATGAGCTTGAGGGTTCCAATGAATTTGGGGTATTCTACTGTCTTCAGGGTTCCACTGAGTTAGGAAATTCTCCTAAGTTTGGGGAATCACTTACAGGTTCTTCAGTGGGAGAATCCTATTAAATTTGGGTATCTAAAGTTTGCGGGGGTCTACTGAATTTGGGAGACTCTTCAGCTTGGTGGAAAGGTTTAGGGGTCTTTTACGGGCTCTTAAGGGCAGGGTTTCCCTTAAGTTTGAGAACCCTAGTGAGTTCAGGCACCTCTCTTGAGTTTGAGGGGTCTTCTGAATTTGTGGGGGGCTGAAATCCAAGTTTGGAGATTCTAGTGAATTTTGGGAGACTTTTCAGCCTGGAGGCATTTTAAAGTTTAGGAATTCTATTTGAGTTTGGGAGTTTCTTGGGGTCTTGAGTTTAAGAGTTCCAATGGGGTTCCCCTAAGTTTGGAGGAGCTTTGCAGCTTggagagatttttaaatgtgGGTGTTCTAAAGAAGTTGGGGTCCCACTAAATTTGGGGGCATCGCGATATAGTAGCTCTTGAGCGTGGTGACTTTGACCTTTGGGGAGTTGAGTCGGGGTTCCCTGGGCAAATGTGGGCAACAGGACCCAGGGTCTGCGGTGGCCCCCTGCAGTCCAGTTATGCAatgcccccccacccacccacccacacacaagTGCCACCCTTCACTCACCTAGGAATGTGGTGGAGATGTACTCAGAGACCTGGTTTCCTGACCTGCTCATCTCTGACAGGTGTGTGAGTTCACGGTTTAGCATCCTCTTGAACTAAGGTGAAGGaggcaagaaggaaggaatgatggGGTCATGGCaggtgtgggtgtgggggggtgAGGCCAGGCCCTCTCAAGAAACTTCTGAAGAACCCGTGAGTCCCTCTCACTTCTCTGCTCAGCCAACAGAGTCCTCAGCAGGCTGCTAGAGGGGAGGGGTcagtccttcctctcctcccagctctgGATGGGGGTACCCAGGCTTGGGGAGTCAGGACTCAGCATACCCCTCCCTGTCTGAGGAGGCGGGGCTCCTCTCACCAtactccctccttctcccccccaAGGAAGAGCCAGAGGGGCACCTGTGGAAGGGAGGGGCTCCTACCTAACAGGAAGCCAATGGGGTGTCAGGAGAATCCCGTCACCATGGTGATGGGAGTCTCCTTAGCAACTCCCCCTCCAACCAGCTGctgagctgggggaagggggggcaGCCGGCGGGCCCTTTAACCCCTGCCTTCCCAGAGCTACCCCTGGCCCAGGTATTCCCAGACAGGGACCCCACTCCCTAGGgtcccggcccccagcccccagcctggtTTGGGAGGAGGGAATGTAGTCCTGAAGTTCTGGGTGGAGAGGTTTGACCGGGGCAGGGAGAATAGTGAGCTGAGGAAACCCTAGTTCAGTCACCCAGGGGAGGGGGTTCCCATCATAGCCCCCTCTCCCCCAACCTCAGAGTGGTGGACAGCTGCACAGGTGGACGGAGTATACCCAGAACCAGGCTGGTCCCCCCATAGCACTTCACACAAGCATCTGCTGTGACATTGTGCGTGAGGAGAAAGGGCATCGGCTCCCCGCCCCCAAGCTCCACCAAAGCACCCCCAAAGCAGGAGCAGACTCTGtccagagaggcaagagggacATTCAGCAGGAAGGGTGAGCCCGCATGGCCCACATCAGGACGAGCGCTCCCTCCTCCCACTGCTGCCAGAGGCCTGGGCACACAtagagtcacacacacacacacacacacacacacacacacacacacacacacacgatggacCCACAAAGTCACACAACCGCACACAGACTCCCATATTACACAGTTCTACACAGCCCCAGACACACAAACCAAGGAGCATACACAATAAGGCAGTCACTGACACTCGGGGTCACATGCCCCAGAAAATCACGCCGCTCTGGGCTCATAAACATGGCCCCAAACACAACACCACAATCAGAGCCACGTGACTTCAGCCAGGGCCACCCCCTGGTCCCTGACCCAGGCAAACAAGCATATAGTCAGGCAGCCCCCCACCACTGCagacacacacgtgtgtgcactgGCAGTCACACCCAGAGAAAGACTCACACCCCCAGCCACCCGCCATCCACGCCCAGCTCTGGGCCCCACACAGAGAGACCCAGTCACAAGGCTTCACGTCCAGGCCGCACACGTGCACAGCCGCACACACAAGCCTAGACTGGGGGCTGGAGGGTCTGAGGTGGGAGGACCAGAGCCGGGGCTCCTGCCCATCCTCCACCCCGAGTTCCCCTACCTGGTCCCACCAGCCCACCAGCCATGGCTTGGAGCAGGTCTCGCAGAAGAAATCCACCAAGGGCATCTTGGAGTCTTAGCCCTGCTCAGGGCTGCCGCACACAGAGGCTGGGCTTGGGGAGTCCCGGGATTAGCAGCTActgtgcggggggcgggggggcagggtgCTGGGCAGGTGGGCAGTGGAAGGGGGAGCCGCGGAGGGGCCCGGGCCGgcccagcagggctgggggctccctTCCCCTCCGCGCTCCCGGCAGCAGACCCGGTTACATGGTCCGCCAGCCCCTGGCCCCGATGGGCACTCGCGCGGCAGCGGCTGGAGGCGGCCAGGGACCCCTGCCCATGGGGGGGTGGCAGGGTAAGGGTCCCAGGAGGAGGCTTCGGAGGCTCTGGGCTCCGTGTGTTcgcctgtgtgtgtgcgtgtgcgtgctcACTGCAGCACTGGCAGGCTGCACTCGATGTCAGGTGgtgctggaggtggggggggcGTTAAAGGGGCATTGGAGCCCACGGGCCTCAGGCAGGACCCAGCTGGGGctgctggggagaggcagggaggcacGCACACCCTGGAGAGGACGTGCCCCCTCCGTGGACACacccagagacagacacacacccacatgctccacacacagacacacccacactCAGACACACCTTCCACACCAATACAGCCAGACACCTGACACACTCATGCACTTGAATACACTCCAACACCCAAATGCTCTCCGTCCTTtg
Protein-coding regions in this window:
- the PDE4A gene encoding cAMP-specific 3',5'-cyclic phosphodiesterase 4A isoform X2, which gives rise to MKRSRSVLSVARTGDERPRDTPEPGRANMLGAALRRPRRRLSMGPGLGWAEPEPLDTGVPLPPRPTTLPLLIPPRISITKADSLEAENGPTPSPGRSPLDSQASPGLVLHAGVATSQRRESFLYRSDSDYDMSPKTMSRNSSVTSEAHAEDLIVTPFAQVLASLRSVRSNFSLLTNVPIPSNKRSPLGGPTPICKATLSEETCQQLARETLEELDWCLEQLETMQTYRSVSEMASHKFKRMLNRELTHLSEMSRSGNQVSEYISTTFLDKQNEVEIPSPAMKDREKQQVPRQRPSQQPPPPGPQFQPMSQITGVKKVVHSSSLNDSSIPRFGVNTDQEELLAQELENLNKWGLNIFCVSDYAGGRSLSCIMYTIFQERDLLKKFRIPVDTMVTYMLTLEDHYHPDVAYHNSLHAADVLQSTHVLLATPALDAVFTDLEILAALFAASIHDVDHPGVSNQFLINTNSELALMYNDESVLENHHLAVGFKLLQEDNCDIFQNLSKRQRQSLRKMVIDMVLATDMSKHMTLLADLKTMVETKKVTSSGVLLLDNYADRIQVLRNMVHCADLSNPTKPLELYRQWTDRIMAEFFQQGDRERERGMEISPMCDKHTASVEKSQVGFIDYIVHPLWETWADLVHPDAQEILDTLEDNRDWYYSAIRQSPSPPPEEEPGGPGHPPPPDKFQFELTLEEEEEEEVSTAPGATEVQELSTAQDVFPAEEPLEVDGQDQSTEVEVQEMYLTQQADSADSVAEGQDASTPPGASVGCSSPPALSPESLPLPVLRTPPPPEEDPGLLGLPSTAAEVGAQKEDQAAKRACCACTGTSGEDPSTLPAPGGWGAAGGPA
- the PDE4A gene encoding cAMP-specific 3',5'-cyclic phosphodiesterase 4A isoform X1 is translated as MEPPAVPSERSLSLSLPGPRDGQATLKPPPQHLWRQPRTPIRIQQRGYSDSAERAEPERPAHRPIERADAVDTGDRPGLRTSRMSWPSSFHGTGTGSGSAGGGSCRRLEAENGPTPSPGRSPLDSQASPGLVLHAGVATSQRRESFLYRSDSDYDMSPKTMSRNSSVTSEAHAEDLIVTPFAQVLASLRSVRSNFSLLTNVPIPSNKRSPLGGPTPICKATLSEETCQQLARETLEELDWCLEQLETMQTYRSVSEMASHKFKRMLNRELTHLSEMSRSGNQVSEYISTTFLDKQNEVEIPSPAMKDREKQQVPRQRPSQQPPPPGPQFQPMSQITGVKKVVHSSSLNDSSIPRFGVNTDQEELLAQELENLNKWGLNIFCVSDYAGGRSLSCIMYTIFQERDLLKKFRIPVDTMVTYMLTLEDHYHPDVAYHNSLHAADVLQSTHVLLATPALDAVFTDLEILAALFAASIHDVDHPGVSNQFLINTNSELALMYNDESVLENHHLAVGFKLLQEDNCDIFQNLSKRQRQSLRKMVIDMVLATDMSKHMTLLADLKTMVETKKVTSSGVLLLDNYADRIQVLRNMVHCADLSNPTKPLELYRQWTDRIMAEFFQQGDRERERGMEISPMCDKHTASVEKSQVGFIDYIVHPLWETWADLVHPDAQEILDTLEDNRDWYYSAIRQSPSPPPEEEPGGPGHPPPPDKFQFELTLEEEEEEEVSTAPGATEVQELSTAQDVFPAEEPLEVDGQDQSTEVEVQEMYLTQQADSADSVAEGQDASTPPGASVGCSSPPALSPESLPLPVLRTPPPPEEDPGLLGLPSTAAEVGAQKEDQAAKRACCACTGTSGEDPSTLPAPGGWGAAGGPA
- the PDE4A gene encoding cAMP-specific 3',5'-cyclic phosphodiesterase 4A isoform X4, which translates into the protein MSPKTMSRNSSVTSEAHAEDLIVTPFAQVLASLRSVRSNFSLLTNVPIPSNKRSPLGGPTPICKATLSEETCQQLARETLEELDWCLEQLETMQTYRSVSEMASHKFKRMLNRELTHLSEMSRSGNQVSEYISTTFLDKQNEVEIPSPAMKDREKQQVPRQRPSQQPPPPGPQFQPMSQITGVKKVVHSSSLNDSSIPRFGVNTDQEELLAQELENLNKWGLNIFCVSDYAGGRSLSCIMYTIFQERDLLKKFRIPVDTMVTYMLTLEDHYHPDVAYHNSLHAADVLQSTHVLLATPALDAVFTDLEILAALFAASIHDVDHPGVSNQFLINTNSELALMYNDESVLENHHLAVGFKLLQEDNCDIFQNLSKRQRQSLRKMVIDMVLATDMSKHMTLLADLKTMVETKKVTSSGVLLLDNYADRIQVLRNMVHCADLSNPTKPLELYRQWTDRIMAEFFQQGDRERERGMEISPMCDKHTASVEKSQVGFIDYIVHPLWETWADLVHPDAQEILDTLEDNRDWYYSAIRQSPSPPPEEEPGGPGHPPPPDKFQFELTLEEEEEEEVSTAPGATEVQELSTAQDVFPAEEPLEVDGQDQSTEVEVQEMYLTQQADSADSVAEGQDASTPPGASVGCSSPPALSPESLPLPVLRTPPPPEEDPGLLGLPSTAAEVGAQKEDQAAKRACCACTGTSGEDPSTLPAPGGWGAAGGPA
- the PDE4A gene encoding cAMP-specific 3',5'-cyclic phosphodiesterase 4A isoform X3; its protein translation is MRSSAAPRARPRPPALVLPPAGPESLAHFSFSDEDTCWYPPGRFVSLEAENGPTPSPGRSPLDSQASPGLVLHAGVATSQRRESFLYRSDSDYDMSPKTMSRNSSVTSEAHAEDLIVTPFAQVLASLRSVRSNFSLLTNVPIPSNKRSPLGGPTPICKATLSEETCQQLARETLEELDWCLEQLETMQTYRSVSEMASHKFKRMLNRELTHLSEMSRSGNQVSEYISTTFLDKQNEVEIPSPAMKDREKQQVPRQRPSQQPPPPGPQFQPMSQITGVKKVVHSSSLNDSSIPRFGVNTDQEELLAQELENLNKWGLNIFCVSDYAGGRSLSCIMYTIFQERDLLKKFRIPVDTMVTYMLTLEDHYHPDVAYHNSLHAADVLQSTHVLLATPALDAVFTDLEILAALFAASIHDVDHPGVSNQFLINTNSELALMYNDESVLENHHLAVGFKLLQEDNCDIFQNLSKRQRQSLRKMVIDMVLATDMSKHMTLLADLKTMVETKKVTSSGVLLLDNYADRIQVLRNMVHCADLSNPTKPLELYRQWTDRIMAEFFQQGDRERERGMEISPMCDKHTASVEKSQVGFIDYIVHPLWETWADLVHPDAQEILDTLEDNRDWYYSAIRQSPSPPPEEEPGGPGHPPPPDKFQFELTLEEEEEEEVSTAPGATEVQELSTAQDVFPAEEPLEVDGQDQSTEVEVQEMYLTQQADSADSVAEGQDASTPPGASVGCSSPPALSPESLPLPVLRTPPPPEEDPGLLGLPSTAAEVGAQKEDQAAKRACCACTGTSGEDPSTLPAPGGWGAAGGPA